Proteins encoded by one window of Paenibacillus urinalis:
- a CDS encoding GNAT family N-acetyltransferase: MYRKVGTQQELDIFYHIKKTSWDEKGFEMEYAEPHSEQFLFYIDEEPGGTFQFTPYAYSRPFIRNKFDDIVLDGMNLVEVDSFAVLPSYRGKLGREIVSFLIHYAKEHQYTHAVGMADPYVFELFNQTYQIRTTQVQEAEWFKGAFAIPALFHLQEVYEKAPYEWYSPPEEWKAGVF, translated from the coding sequence ATGTATAGAAAAGTCGGCACTCAGCAAGAACTCGATATTTTTTATCATATTAAAAAAACAAGCTGGGATGAGAAAGGGTTTGAAATGGAATATGCCGAACCCCATTCAGAGCAATTTCTTTTTTATATAGATGAGGAACCCGGAGGGACCTTTCAATTTACCCCTTATGCATATTCAAGACCTTTTATTAGAAATAAATTTGACGATATTGTATTAGACGGGATGAATCTCGTGGAGGTCGATAGTTTTGCTGTATTGCCAAGCTATCGCGGCAAGCTCGGAAGAGAAATTGTCAGCTTCCTGATTCACTATGCCAAGGAACATCAATACACTCATGCCGTTGGAATGGCAGATCCTTACGTATTTGAATTATTTAACCAAACGTATCAGATCAGAACAACCCAGGTGCAAGAAGCAGAGTGGTTTAAAGGAGCTTTTGCTATTCCCGCTCTCTTTCATTTACAGGAAGTGTATGAAAAAGCTCCATATGAATGGTATAGTCCACCCGAGGAATGGAAAGCGGGTGTTTTTTGA
- a CDS encoding S-layer homology domain-containing protein has translation MNRKFVKIAVSTTLSVGIAVSGTGYSGSALAQVAGMGWSTDDRETVLHPIVEDTNSQTFFIASLLSGKVYNSETTGIAVMGTDSSNGTWEYYNTVTGYWYNIEKVDGGMAYILLSSSDQIRFKPNPNWHGKASIDYKLWDTTQGYNSFDKNIDTSGNSAFSAEQGSTSISVTPVNDEPYLTEADGGEYLNLNGNGKYVALPSSINSIYADSFTVEGYLKVDQFNTWMRFFESSNGPGSDNIFVGFDNKKMNFSAYNGSNGPGIGAVNNITTTEIFPQNQWVHVALVYSQYEKKAYIYWDGELKASGTADLSSIGGRLRHNHWLGKSGWGQDGYYYGGMKDVSFWSKAKSREEIISGMNAKLTGWEPGLVAHYKLEQGSPHAISTPPGKDGTIVNATHKQAEGFVGAVTTDLNRSVTRAFKVTDVDGDSLTVTVSSSNPSIVPNENVVIEGTGEERTMIITPLPDQYGRTTLTITVNDGTVQRSYDLNVIINNTITVTNVVLNKDSLDFIVGGDAETLVASVSPENASNKDIMWTSDNHSVATVDSNGVVTPVGPGTAVITVTTVNGWHTDTATVNVADKPGTPENVTAIPGDGEATVNFTAPADNGGSPITNYTVTAQPGGITASGTGSPIKVTGLDNGTAYTFTVVATNRAGDSLSSMSSASVTPIPPAPGAPTLLEPVAGNGEVTLTWNGVDEATGYKVFMSESPDAIDNEVATVTDSVYSHTITGLTNGKAYYFVLKATNTGSDSAPSLPVTATPMTVPGVPTNITATSGNRQAIITFTPPVDDGGSPITGYEVTVMPGNHKVYGTTSPITVTGLDNGTSYTFTVTAINDKGSSEHSLESEPVTPLVPVAPPSEDETNIPAPAPTPVPAPAPQKEAEILVNGKAEDIGTVSTSEQNGQSVTKVALDDQKLNDKLAGEESSSVLSITANKESDVLIGELTGQTVKNLEKMETKLEIKTANAAYILPADAIRVDEISKQFGAAALQDIRIEVKVAATNREMLKVIESAAVNGRFTLITPAVDFSVSATYGHQTIEISEFNQFVTRMIAIPDGVDVSKITTGVIVDADGSVRHVPTKVTQINSKYYALINSLTSGHSYSVIWNPIEFSDVEGHWAQAAVNNMGSRMVVDGVGSSLFNPDQNITRAEFAAIVVRGLGLGRDNQPSSFTDVAMSDWYNSAVITAAEFGLIQGFGDGTFRPNEHITREQAMVIIAKAMELTELNSTLPADTSQLDTFVDAPDASKWASMSIAKSVQAGVINGRSETKLAPKANMARAEVAAIVERLLQKSELI, from the coding sequence ATGAACCGAAAATTTGTGAAAATCGCCGTAAGTACGACACTATCAGTTGGAATTGCGGTATCGGGGACTGGTTACAGTGGGAGTGCCTTGGCCCAAGTAGCAGGCATGGGTTGGAGTACGGATGATAGAGAGACGGTGCTTCACCCGATTGTGGAGGATACTAATAGTCAGACTTTTTTCATCGCATCTCTTTTGTCTGGAAAGGTCTATAATTCTGAAACTACCGGAATTGCTGTAATGGGTACGGACAGCTCTAATGGAACATGGGAGTATTACAATACAGTTACGGGTTATTGGTACAATATTGAGAAAGTAGATGGTGGAATGGCTTATATTCTGCTGTCGAGCTCGGATCAAATTCGTTTTAAGCCAAATCCCAATTGGCATGGTAAAGCGAGTATTGACTATAAGCTGTGGGATACAACGCAAGGTTACAATTCATTTGATAAAAATATCGATACCTCTGGTAATTCTGCATTCAGTGCGGAGCAGGGTTCGACATCCATTAGTGTCACTCCGGTAAACGATGAGCCTTATCTCACGGAGGCAGATGGAGGAGAATATCTTAATCTAAATGGTAACGGAAAGTACGTTGCGCTTCCATCCAGCATCAATTCGATTTACGCCGATTCCTTCACAGTCGAAGGATATCTAAAGGTGGATCAGTTTAATACTTGGATGAGATTTTTCGAATCCTCTAATGGTCCTGGAAGTGACAATATATTTGTAGGTTTTGACAATAAAAAGATGAATTTCTCTGCTTATAACGGTTCGAATGGGCCTGGTATCGGGGCAGTAAACAATATTACTACGACAGAGATTTTCCCTCAAAATCAATGGGTTCATGTCGCACTAGTATACAGTCAGTACGAGAAGAAAGCGTATATCTATTGGGACGGTGAACTTAAGGCTTCCGGAACTGCAGATTTAAGCTCGATCGGAGGCAGACTTCGGCATAATCACTGGCTAGGCAAAAGTGGTTGGGGTCAAGATGGATATTATTATGGCGGAATGAAAGATGTAAGCTTCTGGAGCAAGGCCAAGAGCAGGGAAGAAATCATTAGCGGCATGAATGCTAAATTGACCGGATGGGAGCCGGGTTTAGTTGCTCACTACAAGCTGGAACAAGGAAGTCCTCATGCCATCAGTACGCCTCCAGGAAAAGATGGAACAATAGTGAACGCAACACACAAGCAAGCGGAGGGTTTTGTTGGAGCGGTAACGACAGATCTGAATCGCTCTGTTACAAGAGCGTTTAAGGTAACGGATGTAGACGGTGATTCACTTACAGTCACAGTCTCATCGTCTAATCCATCCATTGTTCCGAATGAAAATGTGGTGATCGAAGGCACTGGAGAAGAAAGAACGATGATCATAACGCCATTGCCTGACCAATATGGAAGAACAACGCTCACGATAACTGTTAATGACGGAACGGTTCAAAGAAGTTATGATCTGAACGTTATTATAAACAATACGATTACAGTTACGAATGTCGTACTAAACAAGGACAGTCTTGACTTTATAGTAGGAGGAGACGCTGAGACGCTCGTGGCTTCTGTATCTCCGGAGAACGCTTCAAATAAAGATATCATGTGGACATCGGATAATCACAGTGTTGCTACAGTGGATTCTAACGGAGTTGTGACTCCGGTTGGTCCGGGAACAGCCGTCATTACGGTAACGACAGTGAACGGCTGGCATACAGATACAGCGACAGTCAATGTAGCGGACAAGCCAGGTACACCTGAGAATGTAACGGCCATTCCAGGTGATGGTGAAGCGACGGTTAACTTTACAGCGCCTGCGGACAATGGAGGAAGCCCGATTACGAATTATACGGTAACTGCACAGCCAGGAGGTATTACGGCGAGTGGTACGGGCAGTCCGATTAAAGTAACGGGCTTGGACAACGGAACAGCCTACACCTTCACCGTGGTAGCGACCAACCGTGCCGGAGACTCCTTATCTTCGATGTCATCTGCAAGTGTTACACCAATACCGCCTGCTCCAGGAGCACCAACCTTGCTTGAGCCTGTAGCTGGCAATGGCGAAGTGACCTTGACTTGGAACGGAGTAGACGAGGCAACGGGATATAAAGTGTTTATGAGTGAATCGCCGGATGCGATCGATAACGAAGTAGCTACCGTAACAGATTCAGTCTACAGTCATACCATTACAGGATTAACGAATGGTAAAGCCTATTATTTTGTACTGAAGGCAACGAATACGGGCAGTGATAGTGCTCCATCCTTACCGGTTACTGCAACACCGATGACGGTTCCTGGAGTACCGACCAATATAACGGCCACATCAGGCAATCGTCAGGCGATCATTACCTTTACTCCTCCTGTGGATGATGGAGGTAGCCCGATTACGGGTTATGAGGTTACCGTCATGCCAGGAAACCATAAGGTGTATGGAACAACTAGCCCTATTACAGTGACAGGCTTGGATAACGGGACGAGCTACACCTTTACGGTGACAGCTATTAATGACAAAGGAAGCAGTGAGCACTCGCTTGAATCGGAGCCAGTGACACCGTTAGTACCAGTTGCACCGCCAAGCGAAGACGAAACAAACATCCCAGCTCCGGCTCCAACTCCAGTACCGGCACCAGCACCACAAAAAGAAGCCGAGATCCTGGTGAACGGCAAGGCAGAGGATATTGGAACGGTATCAACGAGCGAGCAAAATGGTCAAAGCGTAACCAAAGTAGCTTTAGATGATCAGAAACTAAATGATAAGCTTGCAGGTGAAGAATCAAGTTCAGTCTTATCCATTACCGCTAATAAGGAATCCGATGTACTGATCGGTGAACTAACCGGGCAAACGGTCAAAAATCTGGAGAAGATGGAGACCAAGCTCGAAATCAAGACAGCAAATGCAGCATATATTCTGCCTGCAGATGCAATCCGAGTTGATGAAATTTCGAAACAGTTTGGAGCTGCCGCACTTCAGGATATTCGAATTGAAGTGAAGGTTGCAGCGACCAATCGTGAAATGCTTAAGGTGATCGAAAGTGCAGCTGTAAACGGCAGATTCACTTTGATTACACCTGCTGTTGATTTTTCCGTAAGTGCCACTTATGGTCATCAGACCATTGAAATATCTGAATTTAATCAATTTGTTACTCGGATGATCGCTATTCCGGATGGAGTAGACGTAAGCAAGATCACGACGGGCGTCATCGTTGATGCAGATGGCTCGGTACGTCACGTACCAACCAAAGTCACGCAGATTAACAGTAAGTATTATGCGTTGATTAATAGTTTGACGAGTGGTCATTCCTATTCTGTCATTTGGAATCCTATTGAATTCAGTGATGTAGAAGGTCACTGGGCACAAGCTGCTGTAAATAATATGGGATCAAGAATGGTAGTGGATGGAGTAGGAAGCTCCCTGTTCAATCCTGATCAGAACATCACCCGAGCAGAATTTGCGGCAATTGTTGTTCGCGGATTAGGACTAGGGCGTGATAATCAACCATCATCCTTTACGGATGTAGCTATGTCAGACTGGTATAACAGTGCTGTAATAACAGCAGCGGAATTTGGACTTATACAAGGTTTTGGAGACGGCACCTTCCGTCCGAATGAACATATTACTCGTGAGCAGGCGATGGTCATCATTGCGAAGGCAATGGAGCTGACGGAGCTGAATTCTACACTGCCAGCGGATACTTCTCAGCTTGATACTTTCGTGGATGCACCAGACGCGTCAAAATGGGCAAGTATGAGCATTGCGAAGAGTGTACAAGCAGGCGTTATTAATGGCAGAAGTGAGACGAAGCTTGCTCCAAAAGCCAACATGGCGAGAGCTGAAGTTGCAGCGATTGTAGAGCGGCTGCTGCAGAAATCTGAACTAATTTAA
- a CDS encoding Gfo/Idh/MocA family protein yields the protein MLRLAILGYWHVHANDYASQADAHPLTEVTAIWDEDVERGRAEAAKRGVPFYENLDQLLASPDIDGVIVVTSTAIHHDVITRAARAKKHIFTEKVIALTTEECSDILQCVQEEKVTLTASLPRLYEPYTLKAMEIIESGRLGQLTLVRTRLSHNGAIPQGANRQGWLPERFFSYKETGGGAMTDLGCHPMYLANLFLGMPEQVYASYGYVTGKEVEDNAVVQLRYANGALGVVEAGFVNRHSPFSFEIHGTEGSLFYSDHDRKLLYLAADDEGWQTAELPDADPSAFEQWVSHIEAGTVFEANLVMGSQLTQLMEAANRSARSGVPEKLTTKLPI from the coding sequence ATGCTAAGGCTTGCGATTCTCGGTTACTGGCATGTCCATGCAAACGATTATGCATCGCAGGCAGATGCCCATCCTCTGACTGAAGTTACAGCCATATGGGATGAGGATGTAGAACGCGGACGTGCAGAAGCAGCTAAACGCGGTGTTCCATTCTATGAGAACCTGGACCAACTGCTTGCAAGTCCAGATATCGACGGTGTTATTGTTGTTACGAGCACGGCTATTCATCATGATGTCATAACCCGTGCTGCGAGAGCGAAAAAGCACATATTCACTGAAAAAGTGATCGCGCTTACAACAGAAGAATGTTCGGATATCCTCCAATGTGTGCAGGAGGAGAAGGTGACTCTCACTGCTTCCCTGCCACGACTGTATGAGCCATATACGCTTAAGGCAATGGAGATTATCGAGAGCGGCAGGCTAGGCCAGCTCACTCTTGTTCGTACCCGGCTGTCTCATAACGGAGCGATACCGCAAGGTGCTAACCGTCAAGGCTGGCTGCCGGAACGTTTCTTCAGCTATAAGGAGACAGGCGGCGGTGCGATGACCGATCTCGGATGTCATCCGATGTATTTGGCCAATCTGTTTCTGGGAATGCCAGAGCAGGTTTACGCCAGCTACGGTTATGTGACCGGCAAAGAAGTCGAAGATAATGCCGTAGTCCAACTTCGCTATGCGAACGGAGCTCTTGGCGTTGTCGAAGCCGGGTTTGTCAATCGTCATTCCCCATTCTCCTTTGAGATTCATGGTACAGAAGGCAGTCTTTTCTACTCAGATCATGATCGCAAGCTGTTATACCTGGCAGCCGACGATGAGGGATGGCAAACAGCAGAACTGCCTGATGCAGACCCAAGTGCCTTTGAGCAGTGGGTAAGTCATATCGAGGCTGGCACGGTGTTTGAAGCGAATTTGGTTATGGGCTCTCAGCTGACGCAGCTGATGGAAGCCGCCAATCGTTCTGCCCGAAGCGGAGTGCCAGAGAAGCTGACCACCAAGCTTCCAATCTAA
- a CDS encoding Gfo/Idh/MocA family protein → MDKQIRTAIIGCGGIAFGKHLPSLSKIKETGIVAFCDLIPERAEKARAEYGLPEAKVYTDYTELLQDESIEVVHVLTANDTHAEISIAALRAGKHVMCEKPMAKLADDAKRMTAAAKESGKKLTIGYNNRFRSDSLTLKKIVQDGTLGDIYYAKAHAIRRRGVPTWGVFLDEEKQGGGPLIDIGTHALDLTLWLMDNYEPSVVLGRSFHKLSSKENAANAWGPWDPAKFNVEDSAVGLIVMKNGATISLEASWALNIMDVQEAKTTLCGTEGGADMVNGLRINGETHGKLYLNQISLDAKGADFYEGQSDSAPDLEMRSWYDAILHDTEPLVTPEQACVVSEILEAIYESSRTGKAIYFE, encoded by the coding sequence GTGGACAAACAGATCAGAACAGCCATCATCGGCTGCGGCGGTATTGCATTTGGGAAGCATTTACCAAGCCTAAGCAAGATCAAGGAAACAGGTATTGTCGCATTTTGTGACCTCATACCGGAACGGGCAGAAAAGGCAAGAGCAGAGTATGGATTACCGGAAGCAAAGGTTTATACCGATTACACGGAACTGCTGCAGGATGAGTCGATTGAGGTTGTACATGTATTGACGGCAAACGATACACATGCTGAAATCTCTATTGCTGCACTCAGAGCCGGAAAGCATGTCATGTGTGAGAAGCCGATGGCTAAACTCGCTGATGATGCCAAGCGAATGACGGCCGCGGCCAAGGAGTCGGGCAAGAAGCTGACGATCGGCTATAATAACCGCTTCCGTTCAGATAGCTTGACCTTGAAGAAGATTGTACAGGACGGAACACTCGGCGACATTTATTACGCCAAAGCCCATGCCATTAGAAGACGCGGAGTACCTACATGGGGCGTATTTCTTGACGAAGAGAAACAAGGCGGCGGACCACTGATCGATATTGGGACTCATGCGCTTGATCTCACCCTGTGGCTGATGGATAACTACGAACCCAGCGTCGTTCTCGGCAGATCCTTCCATAAGCTGTCCTCCAAGGAAAATGCCGCAAATGCGTGGGGGCCCTGGGATCCAGCCAAATTCAATGTTGAAGACTCTGCTGTCGGTCTAATTGTGATGAAGAACGGTGCTACCATTTCGCTGGAGGCAAGCTGGGCACTGAATATTATGGATGTTCAGGAAGCCAAGACGACCCTATGTGGAACTGAAGGTGGTGCTGATATGGTAAATGGCCTGCGGATCAATGGCGAAACCCATGGCAAGCTGTACCTGAACCAGATCTCACTGGATGCCAAAGGCGCAGATTTCTATGAGGGCCAATCCGATTCTGCACCTGATCTTGAAATGCGCAGCTGGTATGATGCCATCCTGCATGATACCGAGCCGCTGGTTACACCGGAACAAGCCTGTGTCGTATCAGAGATCCTAGAGGCCATATATGAATCGAGCAGAACCGGCAAAGCCATTTATTTTGAATAG
- a CDS encoding DUF6509 family protein — protein sequence MLEMSSYRFEEIKDPFGILAGTRYEFHIDLDVEEDDELYSENGVYIRVIYRTSDTDSSIVKYELYESVTDRYLDFDLEEDELASLDAFCKEKLAEI from the coding sequence ATGCTTGAAATGAGTAGCTACAGATTTGAAGAGATTAAAGATCCGTTTGGCATTCTAGCGGGGACTCGATATGAATTCCATATTGATCTTGACGTGGAAGAAGATGATGAGCTGTACTCCGAGAATGGGGTGTACATTCGAGTGATCTATAGAACCAGCGATACGGATTCCAGTATCGTTAAATATGAGTTGTACGAGAGCGTAACAGATCGATATTTGGATTTTGATCTGGAGGAGGATGAGCTAGCTTCGCTTGATGCGTTCTGTAAGGAGAAGCTGGCAGAAATCTAG
- a CDS encoding response regulator — protein sequence MLQAVIVDDEELSINRLKRLLTDHDEIEISRTYLNSKDALQYIEANHVDIVFLDISMPELNGMELSKYLKHHHESIEVVFVTGYDDYAVQAFEINALDYLLKPVTAQRVEVTLNKIRRTISTKVREKTLPAESSELFLKVEMFDGFKVYQSSHQKEWVKMRSPKTEELFAFLLHKRTVSREEIIDTLWKNFEPEKAWKNLNSTLYYIRQAINGCYKGASVIQATRNEIRIDERYLSCDIYEFDRLMKQQSNSRIYEIEQAESAVKLYTGPFLKGKTYEWASSWGLELEQDYIKMLEYAAKYYRQTDQSERSLYFYEEIIKIDAFREDIGGELIKVYLELGREKEALRFYQNLEDLYRTELGTEPVASIKNLINSIVY from the coding sequence ATGCTGCAAGCTGTTATTGTGGACGATGAAGAGCTCTCTATTAATCGATTAAAAAGGCTGCTGACGGATCATGATGAAATAGAGATTTCACGTACGTATTTAAATTCTAAGGATGCCCTTCAATATATAGAAGCAAATCATGTGGACATCGTATTCTTGGATATATCAATGCCTGAATTAAACGGAATGGAGCTATCCAAGTATCTGAAGCATCACCATGAATCTATAGAGGTCGTTTTCGTAACCGGATACGATGATTATGCCGTGCAAGCCTTCGAAATCAATGCACTTGATTATTTGTTAAAGCCAGTCACGGCACAGCGAGTAGAGGTGACTTTAAACAAAATCCGGAGAACCATCTCAACTAAGGTTCGAGAAAAGACCTTGCCTGCAGAGTCCTCAGAACTATTCTTGAAGGTTGAAATGTTTGACGGTTTTAAAGTATATCAAAGTAGTCATCAAAAAGAATGGGTTAAGATGAGAAGCCCCAAGACGGAAGAATTATTTGCTTTTTTGCTGCACAAAAGAACAGTCAGCCGAGAAGAAATTATAGATACCTTGTGGAAAAATTTTGAGCCTGAAAAAGCGTGGAAAAATCTGAATTCCACCTTGTATTATATTCGTCAAGCCATTAATGGCTGCTATAAGGGAGCATCCGTTATCCAAGCAACTAGAAATGAGATTCGTATTGATGAAAGGTATTTGTCCTGTGATATATATGAGTTTGATCGTTTAATGAAACAGCAAAGCAATAGTCGCATTTATGAAATTGAGCAGGCAGAATCAGCCGTGAAGCTGTATACCGGACCATTTCTAAAAGGAAAAACATACGAATGGGCGAGCAGCTGGGGGTTAGAGCTTGAGCAGGACTATATAAAAATGCTTGAATACGCCGCCAAATACTATAGACAAACAGATCAAAGCGAGCGATCTCTATACTTTTATGAGGAAATTATCAAGATAGACGCTTTTCGTGAGGATATTGGCGGAGAATTAATAAAAGTCTACTTAGAGCTGGGGAGGGAGAAGGAAGCGCTCCGCTTTTATCAGAATCTAGAAGATTTATATCGAACAGAACTAGGAACCGAACCGGTAGCCTCTATTAAAAATCTAATCAACTCCATTGTGTATTGA
- a CDS encoding ATP-binding protein, with translation MYKRWLTISIIAIVLLSLIPISILITNETRQDIQVRNGVMDLAEWDPEQEGRIKLDGEWEFYWGELLPPSFFRHGASDAVSRMIMKVPSDWTESRINGKPLPAYGYATYRMVLSNVPDDMVFAIKKTNIRFSSNIYINGEKLLSDGKPSQRSTDYTAGNIPQIGGFSTTGDDIEIIVHVANYDYINAGIPASLYFGELNHMMEHQQQLIVREFSLIAILVTLAVIYAVCFIAAGLNGKKDYSLLLFSLICLLFSIYQGLVGERVLLLLGSSLSFEWIYKIKDISSMTYFIVLVALFNQLQQNIISRRAAKIAITVLSLFTLLIVLLPIQSYTLVQVYVIVFYEFLLLWMLIRAGTLYVKSMTNQRINSMLLFLGMLTINLYSLDLLLFAFSLKEELWLGQLYIVIFNIIMIFLVVLRFFTAYQDMKEMKNKLVKLDKIKDDFLINTSHELKTPLGAIVGITDSIIKRVEGPLNEQQIQNLTIVKNSGRRLTMLVNDLLDYSKMKNGDITLHKKKMNLRASVDAVIKLQMFVLGNKPVRLINSISEAFPDIYADPDRLLQILHNLIGNAMKYTDVGEVEISAEMHRNTVVIHVRDTGIGIAPGMERFVFQAYEQIELSSKYDRSGIGIGLSITKKLVELHGGQIRVESSIEKGSVFTFTLPQADIDSVEWNTASKEYDVEAHESLNLQVQYPLYLEGEIKEPVLVVEDDLANMQSIINALKLKGYSIVAVNNGHQALQELDKNQGFYLVILDIMMADMSGYEVLTKIRERYTLFELPVLMLTARNKAEDMRIAVDNGANDYVGKPFETEELLARVNNLTKMKAAVKHAKEAEIAFLRSQIKPHFLYNALNSIAELCIVEPSQAEDLVLHLSSYLRNSFDFKQLDSFTTLEKELALVEAYVHIERARFGNRIQVEYDIDADPFIQIPPLILQPLVENAIRHGLMSSSSGGIVNVMVRKQEDHIMLISVSDNGCGMSEKKLKEILSPQTETKGVGLWNIGQRIKLIYGIDFEVISAEGVGTQIMFHIPADPDYMRRSN, from the coding sequence TTGTATAAAAGATGGTTAACGATTTCTATTATTGCTATTGTCCTACTTTCTTTGATTCCCATATCCATTCTTATCACCAATGAAACACGGCAAGATATACAAGTGCGTAACGGAGTGATGGACCTGGCAGAATGGGATCCGGAGCAGGAAGGCAGAATTAAATTGGATGGTGAATGGGAGTTTTATTGGGGGGAGTTGCTTCCCCCTTCCTTCTTCAGGCATGGCGCATCAGATGCTGTTTCCAGAATGATAATGAAAGTTCCCTCCGATTGGACGGAGAGCCGTATTAACGGTAAACCTCTACCTGCGTATGGGTATGCGACTTATCGGATGGTGCTGAGCAATGTTCCTGATGATATGGTGTTTGCAATAAAAAAAACGAATATTCGTTTTTCAAGTAATATTTATATAAACGGAGAGAAGCTCCTGTCTGATGGGAAGCCCTCTCAGCGCAGTACAGACTATACAGCAGGCAATATCCCACAAATCGGCGGATTTTCAACTACTGGTGATGATATAGAAATTATAGTTCATGTAGCGAACTACGATTATATTAATGCCGGAATTCCTGCTTCCCTTTATTTTGGTGAGCTGAACCATATGATGGAGCATCAACAGCAGCTAATCGTTCGTGAGTTCAGTTTGATTGCAATCCTGGTTACCCTTGCGGTTATATACGCCGTATGCTTCATAGCTGCAGGGCTGAATGGAAAAAAGGATTATTCATTACTTCTATTTTCCTTGATATGCTTACTATTTTCTATCTATCAGGGGCTAGTAGGGGAAAGGGTCTTATTACTGCTTGGTTCGAGCCTTTCCTTTGAATGGATCTACAAAATAAAGGATATTAGCTCGATGACCTACTTTATCGTACTTGTTGCCCTCTTCAATCAGCTGCAACAGAATATCATTTCACGAAGAGCTGCGAAAATAGCGATCACCGTCCTTAGTCTATTTACACTGCTCATCGTACTTCTTCCGATCCAAAGCTACACTTTAGTTCAAGTATATGTGATTGTATTTTACGAGTTTCTTCTCTTATGGATGCTGATAAGGGCAGGGACCTTATACGTTAAAAGTATGACTAATCAGCGGATAAATTCTATGTTGTTGTTCTTGGGGATGCTAACTATAAATCTGTATTCATTAGACCTGCTCTTGTTTGCATTCTCGCTAAAAGAAGAGTTATGGCTCGGGCAATTATACATTGTTATTTTCAATATCATTATGATATTTCTCGTAGTACTTCGTTTTTTTACAGCATATCAGGATATGAAAGAGATGAAGAACAAGCTGGTTAAGCTTGATAAAATCAAGGATGATTTCTTAATCAATACATCTCATGAGCTAAAGACACCGCTCGGTGCAATCGTGGGTATCACGGATTCTATCATTAAGCGTGTTGAAGGTCCTCTTAACGAACAACAGATTCAAAATCTAACCATTGTTAAGAACAGCGGTAGAAGATTAACTATGCTGGTTAACGATTTGTTGGATTACTCCAAGATGAAGAATGGAGATATAACACTTCATAAGAAAAAGATGAATCTGAGAGCTTCTGTAGATGCGGTTATCAAATTGCAGATGTTTGTACTCGGGAACAAGCCCGTCCGTCTCATAAATAGCATTTCGGAAGCCTTCCCCGATATTTATGCCGATCCTGATCGATTACTGCAAATTCTGCACAATCTGATTGGAAATGCGATGAAGTATACAGACGTAGGTGAAGTTGAAATAAGTGCTGAGATGCATCGAAATACGGTCGTCATTCATGTTAGAGATACCGGAATTGGCATTGCTCCTGGTATGGAGCGGTTTGTATTCCAAGCTTACGAGCAGATTGAATTATCCTCCAAATACGATCGAAGCGGTATAGGCATCGGTCTGAGTATTACTAAGAAGCTCGTTGAACTGCACGGGGGTCAGATTCGAGTGGAATCTTCGATAGAAAAAGGATCTGTTTTTACATTTACTCTACCGCAGGCGGATATAGATTCAGTGGAGTGGAATACAGCATCAAAGGAATATGATGTGGAGGCTCATGAGTCATTAAACCTACAAGTTCAATATCCGTTATATCTGGAGGGTGAAATTAAAGAACCCGTATTGGTCGTCGAGGACGACTTGGCGAATATGCAATCCATAATCAATGCTTTGAAGCTGAAGGGTTATTCGATTGTTGCGGTCAATAATGGACATCAGGCGCTGCAGGAGCTGGATAAAAACCAAGGCTTCTATCTTGTTATTTTGGACATTATGATGGCTGATATGAGCGGTTATGAGGTACTAACAAAAATCCGAGAAAGATATACGCTCTTTGAGCTGCCAGTATTAATGCTAACAGCAAGAAATAAGGCGGAAGATATGAGAATTGCTGTAGATAACGGTGCGAATGATTACGTCGGAAAGCCATTTGAGACAGAGGAACTGCTTGCTAGGGTCAACAACCTTACCAAAATGAAAGCTGCTGTAAAACATGCGAAGGAAGCAGAAATTGCTTTTTTACGTTCACAAATTAAGCCTCACTTCTTATATAACGCCTTGAATTCGATAGCTGAGCTATGTATCGTTGAGCCTTCTCAGGCGGAAGATTTGGTGCTTCATCTTTCCAGTTACTTAAGAAACAGCTTTGATTTTAAACAGCTGGATTCGTTCACTACGCTTGAGAAAGAATTAGCATTGGTTGAAGCTTATGTCCATATTGAAAGAGCAAGGTTTGGCAATCGAATTCAAGTAGAGTATGACATTGACGCGGATCCATTTATTCAAATTCCACCCCTCATCCTACAGCCGTTAGTCGAGAATGCAATCAGACATGGGCTGATGTCGAGCTCGAGTGGAGGAATTGTGAATGTGATGGTGAGGAAGCAGGAGGATCATATAATGCTCATTTCCGTATCCGACAATGGCTGTGGGATGAGTGAGAAGAAGCTTAAGGAGATTCTATCTCCCCAGACGGAGACAAAAGGTGTAGGCCTGTGGAATATTGGACAGAGAATCAAACTGATCTACGGTATTGACTTTGAGGTTATCAGCGCGGAGGGAGTCGGGACACAAATTATGTTCCACATTCCGGCTGATCCGGATTACATGAGAAGGAGTAATTAA